From the Paenibacillus tianjinensis genome, the window GCCAGGCGGACCAGGGGTAAAGGCTGCCTCAACATCTGCCGCTGCTGTGCTGGAAGTACAGCCAAATGCAGAGCCGGTGGAGCAGGCCTTGAGTCCGGATACGGTAACTGGTGCTACTTATGAGCCGAGCGTGAGCATGTTGTGGCAGGTAGGGAACCAGAACAACAGCTCGTCTGAATTTGCCGATTATAACAACATATACAGCAATGTATACAGCAGTGTATATGATAACGTATATGGATCCGTATATGAAAAAGCATTTAGTGAAAAACTCACTCTCCCCGTACCTCCCGCAAGGTGGAGCACGATCTCCAAAGGAATGAAGGCCGATGCCAACGGCACAATGAAGCTTACGTACCAGCTGGCGCAGGTTCCTGAATACGGAATCCAGTTCAGCTTCAAGGTCATTGATGCCAGCACGGCCATTCCCCAGCTGGCGGTATTCTCCAACGGCCTGATGAGCGGGCTGATTCAAATTACCGGGCTGAACAATGGTGAAACCGCTTTAATGGACACCTGGAAGCAGACCTACAAGCTCTATATCCCTAAGGAACAGCTGCATATCGGCAAAAATGTGCTTACGCTGGCTGTAGACCGCGGCCTATACGCGGACCCGCAGGCCCCCGGGTATGCCGGAGATCAATATTTATGGTTCGAATGGGATTATTTCAGGCTGGATGCGCTGAATGTACCGGCGCTTGAGCCGGTTCATGGCCGGTATGTCCATCTGGGCAGCACCTTGGCCGCGTCCACCTTTAAATATGACGAGAATGCGATCCGCCATCTGGCCCCGATGACCAAATGGATGGGCATTGCCTATAGCGGCAACTGGATGCGGGCCTCCTTCTGGTCGGACACAAGCAGCGGCTGGGACCCGCAGGGGCGCAATTATCTGAAGGCACTGCGTGATCTTAATCTGGAGCCGATGGTGAATATTATCGGCGGCAACTGGAAGAGCAACACGGAGCTGGCAGGCGGCATGATACCAGCGGCTCTGAGAAGCTATTATGCGGCTTTCGTCAGCAAATTCGGCGACCTGTATCAGTATGCCGAGACGGGCAATGAGCCGGGACTGTTCGGCTGGGCCCAGCAGGCCGTGGTGGCGACTCATGAACTGATGAACGAGGAGCGGCAGAGTAACAGCCAGCCTTACCTTAAGATTGTGGCACCGGGCTGGGCATATTGGCCATATAACGGAACACCCGACGGATGGGAACGGGATGCGGAGCAGCGGCGGGAGATTGAAGAGCTGTCCGATGTGACTAACGGGCACAGCTATGGCGGTACAGGCGTGCAGCCGCTGCCTGGCGCCAGCCTTTATGAGAATCTGCGCGTTTATAATCAATCGGATGAGGGCTTTGGCAAAGAGATGGCGATGAGCGAGACCGGCGCCAATGACAATCACTCCGACAACACCAAATACGGCACATATGCTTACAGGTTTGCCGCTGCCTTTGACCGGGAGATACGCGGCGACATCGGCTATGCGGACCATATTATGCAGCATGCAGCCTTCTTCAATGACGGTACGGAATTTGGATTGTTCGGCTCAGGCATCAACTGGAATACTCACCGGTTTGAAGATACGGTGGCCGTGCCAGCCAATCAGAATGAGGGGGGAGAGACAAGGCTGAAGACCTTCCGCAGATTGGCTGCAGCGTATGCGACCCATGGAAGCCCGCTCAGCTACAAGGTGGTGAATACCTTTGCCTTAACCGGCAAAAAAGCCTATTTCCGCGCAGTTGATACCTCGGCGCTCGGCACCTCAACCATTGGAGCATCGGCGGATAAAATCCTGCTGAACTTCGTCAACTTCGAGAAGGAGCCGTTAACGATGCGGGTGAAGGTGACGATGCCGGCCAGCGGAACCTACACCGGTGAAGTGTTCGGGGCAGGCAACAGCTATGCTGCTGCACATTCTACCGTGCAGCTCACGGCAACTCCATATCTCACCCTTAACGTGACTCTGGGGGCCGGCGAAACGGTGCAGTATATCCTGGATGAACTGGAGACGACCGCCCCTACTATTCCAACCGGCGCTGCTGCGGCGGCTGTAAGCCATGAACAGATCAGAGTGAGCTGGAACGCTTCAACCGACAATGATAAGGTGACCGGATACCGCGTATTCCGGGACGGAGGAACAGAGCCGGTGATGACCGTGCCGGGACAGCTTACGTTTTTCGATGACTACAGCGTTGCCCCGGAAACAGCATACAGCTACAGGGTGCAGGCAGTGGATGAATCGGGCAACGTGTCTGCCTTAACGCCTGACGTATCGGCGACTACTCTGGCTATGCCTATTACACCGCATGTGGCGGGGGACCCTACGAAATTCGAGGCGGAGGCTGCTGCGTTTGCCCTGCCGTTAAGAATCGGCACCAACAACCTCGCTTCCGGCAAAAAGGTTGTGGAGCAGACCCACGGCGGTCCGATTTCGATCCAGGGCTTTTATTCGGCCTCCGGCGGCAGTTATACCTTAACTGTTGCATACACTTCCAATCAGGATTCGAAGAAGAATATATATGTCAACGGGCAAAAGCTCTCCACCATTTCGCTGCCGACCACTGGAAGCTGGACCAGCAATATTACAGCCCGACAGTATGGCATCACACTTCAGCCGGGGTATAACACGATTACCTTTACTTCCGGCGGAAACGGGGCAAATCTCGATTATTTCAGGCTGGAGGAGGGAGCCTTTGTTCCGGTGTCAGCCTGGTATACGGTAGCGCATGACAATGCTTATATCGACTATAGCGGCTTTGAGCCGGCTCCGAACGGAGTGACTCACGTGACCTATTCGCCGGATGCCACGGCGGTGCTTAATTTTAACGGCATCGGCGTGCGCTGGAAATCGGACATCAAGAGCGATATGGGCAGCGCGGATGTCTATGTGGATGGGGAGCTGAAGGGAACCGTGGTTATTCCGCAGGCCGGTCTTGAGGGCGACAATAAGGTTGTCTACGAGCTGACCGGACTGAATTACGGGCTGCACCGGATTGAAATCGTCGCGCGTGAGGGAACAGTTATGGTCAGCAGCTTCCAGTTCGAGGGGTATGAACAGACGCTGCCCGTCCCGAATCCCGATTTGACCGTTACCGACATCGGCTGGAATATCGTGAACAGCGACGGTACGCCGTCCAGCCATACGACACCTCAGCTGGGGGACTCCTTAATCTTCTGGGCCAAGGTCAAAAATATCGGCGTGCGTCCGACCCCGCTGAATGCTTCCACCGGGCTTAGCCAGATTACGGGCGGCGCCTTCTCCGTCAATGGCGGGGTTGTCTCCTGGTCGGATACGAACAACAGCATCATCCAGCCGGGGGAAGAGATTACGCTGACCGCAAACAGCAGCGCCCAGGGAACACCGCGCTGGACGGTCCCGGCGATCGGCGATTTCACGGTCCAATTCTTCGTCAATGATATCTGGCGATACGAGGAAATGAACAAGGAAAACAACAAATTGTCTGAAATGCTGCATATTAGCCTGCCCTGACGGGCAGTGATTAGGCAGCGGTGCTTGAACCGGCAATCCCCGTTTCCTGCAAGTTACGGGGAGGTGGGGGTTGCCTACATAGATTGAACTAAACCTTTGAGGAAAGGAAGGAGTGACGGAGGGGGATTTTGGAACTGTAGGAGCGATAGCGTCCGCCTTTGTCTTCGGATTTCTACCGCTAAGAGCGGTTAAAATCAAGAAATCCGAAGACAACAGCGGCCGGAAGTCCAAATATCCACCGCAGTGGCGACTGATCCTGTACTCTGAAATTTTATGTTCATTCTATACTTTTATAGAATTTTGAACTTATTTCATAGTTGCCTTTATTTAGAGGCCTGGCGGTATTGGTTACACTTGGAGTAGAAATGACCGGGAGGAATCGGGATCATGCGGAGGCCGTTAACGAAGGATGAGCAGGATTGGGTGGAGCATACACTACAATCCATGAGTGTGCGGGAGAAGATCGGGCAGACGATGCAGGACCATGCCGGCCGGCTGCCGTTCAAGGCCACAGATGAGAATGAAGTCAGAGCGTATCTGGAGAAATATCCGGTAGGCAGCTTTTTTATCGGCGGAGAGGTGATCCAGAAGGCTGCGGGCAAAGCGGGGGAATACCGGGAATGGGTAGAGCTGCTGCAGAGGGTCAGCAAATTCCCGCTGCTGTTCTCCGGCGATCTGGAATTCGGCGCGGGTTCAGCGGTTAAAAGCCTGACGGCATTCCCGCCGCTGCTTGCGCTCGCTGCAGCCGATGATGAAGCGCTGGCTTACGAATACGGCAAATATACGGCGGTCGAGGGCCGGGCGGCCGGGTTCACCTGGGCGCTGGCGCCGGGGACGGATCTGCTGCTGAACTGGATGAATCCGGTGATCACAACCCGCTGTCTGGGCGATGAGCCCGGGCGTGCCCAGCGTTTGTCTGCGGCTGTGGTGCGGGGGATGCAGGATTATGGAATCGCCGCCTGCGCCAAGCATTTTCCGGGGGACGGTGTGGATTACCGGGATCAGCATATCATTACCACAATCAACAGCCTGCCGGAGCAGGAATGGTGGTCCACCTATGGCAAGGTCTCACAGCATTTGATTGATCAAGGGCTTATGTCGTATATGACGGGGCATATTGCACTTCCTTGGATGGAAGGGGCTGCAGCCCAGGGCCAGAAGCCGGTCCCGGCAACCGTCTCGCGGCGGATTACTACGGATTTGCTGCGCGGGCGGATGGGCTTTGAAGGCGTGGTGCTTTCCGATGCCCTGGATATGGGCGGATTCCTGGCCTGGGGAGATTATGAGCAGCGGATGGTGGACTGTCTGAACAGCGGGACAGATGTGCTGCTGTGGCCGGGCGTAAGGTATTTTGAAACCATGGAAAAAGCGCTGGCTCAAGGGATGGTAACGATGGAACGGCTGGATGCCAGTGTGCGGCGGATTCTGGCCATGAAGGCAGAGCTAAGCCTCCAGCATTTGGATGCACAGGGACGCGACCCCCTCGCTGTCCCGCTGGTGGATGATACATTGAAGCCGGAGCAGGACCTGCAG encodes:
- a CDS encoding carbohydrate-binding domain-containing protein; protein product: MRIHKSTAKLLVLLLVMTTFIAPGGPGVKAASTSAAAVLEVQPNAEPVEQALSPDTVTGATYEPSVSMLWQVGNQNNSSSEFADYNNIYSNVYSSVYDNVYGSVYEKAFSEKLTLPVPPARWSTISKGMKADANGTMKLTYQLAQVPEYGIQFSFKVIDASTAIPQLAVFSNGLMSGLIQITGLNNGETALMDTWKQTYKLYIPKEQLHIGKNVLTLAVDRGLYADPQAPGYAGDQYLWFEWDYFRLDALNVPALEPVHGRYVHLGSTLAASTFKYDENAIRHLAPMTKWMGIAYSGNWMRASFWSDTSSGWDPQGRNYLKALRDLNLEPMVNIIGGNWKSNTELAGGMIPAALRSYYAAFVSKFGDLYQYAETGNEPGLFGWAQQAVVATHELMNEERQSNSQPYLKIVAPGWAYWPYNGTPDGWERDAEQRREIEELSDVTNGHSYGGTGVQPLPGASLYENLRVYNQSDEGFGKEMAMSETGANDNHSDNTKYGTYAYRFAAAFDREIRGDIGYADHIMQHAAFFNDGTEFGLFGSGINWNTHRFEDTVAVPANQNEGGETRLKTFRRLAAAYATHGSPLSYKVVNTFALTGKKAYFRAVDTSALGTSTIGASADKILLNFVNFEKEPLTMRVKVTMPASGTYTGEVFGAGNSYAAAHSTVQLTATPYLTLNVTLGAGETVQYILDELETTAPTIPTGAAAAAVSHEQIRVSWNASTDNDKVTGYRVFRDGGTEPVMTVPGQLTFFDDYSVAPETAYSYRVQAVDESGNVSALTPDVSATTLAMPITPHVAGDPTKFEAEAAAFALPLRIGTNNLASGKKVVEQTHGGPISIQGFYSASGGSYTLTVAYTSNQDSKKNIYVNGQKLSTISLPTTGSWTSNITARQYGITLQPGYNTITFTSGGNGANLDYFRLEEGAFVPVSAWYTVAHDNAYIDYSGFEPAPNGVTHVTYSPDATAVLNFNGIGVRWKSDIKSDMGSADVYVDGELKGTVVIPQAGLEGDNKVVYELTGLNYGLHRIEIVAREGTVMVSSFQFEGYEQTLPVPNPDLTVTDIGWNIVNSDGTPSSHTTPQLGDSLIFWAKVKNIGVRPTPLNASTGLSQITGGAFSVNGGVVSWSDTNNSIIQPGEEITLTANSSAQGTPRWTVPAIGDFTVQFFVNDIWRYEEMNKENNKLSEMLHISLP
- a CDS encoding glycoside hydrolase family 3 protein; translation: MRRPLTKDEQDWVEHTLQSMSVREKIGQTMQDHAGRLPFKATDENEVRAYLEKYPVGSFFIGGEVIQKAAGKAGEYREWVELLQRVSKFPLLFSGDLEFGAGSAVKSLTAFPPLLALAAADDEALAYEYGKYTAVEGRAAGFTWALAPGTDLLLNWMNPVITTRCLGDEPGRAQRLSAAVVRGMQDYGIAACAKHFPGDGVDYRDQHIITTINSLPEQEWWSTYGKVSQHLIDQGLMSYMTGHIALPWMEGAAAQGQKPVPATVSRRITTDLLRGRMGFEGVVLSDALDMGGFLAWGDYEQRMVDCLNSGTDVLLWPGVRYFETMEKALAQGMVTMERLDASVRRILAMKAELSLQHLDAQGRDPLAVPLVDDTLKPEQDLQARELSRQLAEKCITLVRNRADILPLDPQTTRRVLVIMLNKVTQGRVFERMGLFVDQLQARGLQVDILDEFEPLNTLQKWEQSGIRWDAAFVPYFMPLHGMMNSARPVGEAAKAIWALQHAETIRPIGVSFATPFLLRDMPFLDTLVNAYSLHEETVEFTVKALFGEAPFLGHSPVDADPEEDYLSPRRVQHVPH